A part of Cannabis sativa cultivar Pink pepper isolate KNU-18-1 chromosome 6, ASM2916894v1, whole genome shotgun sequence genomic DNA contains:
- the LOC133028953 gene encoding uncharacterized protein LOC133028953 produces MENGEPRRSTRLNERAAVRDRARGRGRGCARGRGRGNQHVPAEAVIQENQNAPVNGQQPGQGGGNHEVPAGVVGQEHQNAPVVVPPQQEDLAQEVARLKEEIRKRDEEAHNRQEQPNQGQHQFLPVQYMPVPEG; encoded by the coding sequence ATGGAAAACGGTGAACCCAGAAGATCAACCCGCTTGAATGAAAGAGCGGCTGTAAGAGACCGAGCTAGAGGTCGAGGGCGAGGATGTGCTCGCGGTCGAGGCAGGGGAAACCAGCATGTCCCTGCCGAGGCGGTGATCCAGGAGAATCAAAATGCCCCTGTAAATGGACAACAACCAGGTCAAGGTGGGGGTAACCACGAAGTCCCTGCTGGGGTAGTTGGTCAAGAACACCAAAACGCCCCTGTAGTGGTGCCACCACAACAAGAAGATTTGGCGCAAGAAGTTGCTCGTCTCAAGGAAGAAATTAGGAAGCGAGATGAAGAGGCTCACAACCGTCAGGAACAACCCAATCAAGGACAACATCAATTTTTGCCGGTGCAATACATGCCTGTGCCGGAGGGTTGA
- the LOC115724561 gene encoding uncharacterized protein LOC115724561 — protein sequence MYHWMVVLIQPSTHTVAYLDSNNGYVPEDLKYIVNTSLNIVNKSLTNRNDRPIEWITPICPQQPDRKQCGYYVMKFIESFMNEEDPIRRVREMGKSDPYSNDEMNILRDQWIEYVRAQAVRQGLLQ from the exons ATGTATCATTGGATGGTTGTACTTATCCAACCAAGTACACATACAGTAGCGTACTTGGATTCCAACAATGGATATGTACCAGAAGATTTAAAATACATTGTTAACAC GTCGCTCAACATAGTTAATAAAAGCTTAACTAACCGCAATGACCGTCCCATTGAGTGGATAACTCCGATATGTCCACAACAACCAGACAGGAAGCAATGTGGATATTATGTCATGAAATTTATTGAGAGTTTCATGAACGAAGAAGATCCAATACGCCGAGTGAGAGAAATG ggtAAGAGCGATCCGTACTCAAATGACGAGATGAATATTTTGCGTGATCAGTGGATTGAATATGTTCGAGCACAAGCAGTGCGACAAGGGCTTTTACAATGA
- the LOC115694968 gene encoding probable glycosyltransferase At5g20260 yields MASTLSLSKALLLLSTLIFLFLLPFLSQNNITQNKVIIHTLSSPFNNNNTTSTITPIPPLITYHHISNTNDTIPPDKTIIKKKKSRLERIEYDLVKARVAIRQAITSKSFKSDKNESIIPRGSIYRNPYAFHQSHIEMVKRFKVWSYKEGERPIYHMGPMNNIYAIEGQFIEEIESEESPFRAKHPEEAHTFFMPISVANIIKFIYSPVIYPDDYKRDRLCRVMNDYVGVVANKYPFWNTSHGADHFMLSCHDWGPQVSYEKQPRLFKHFMRVLCNANISEGFEPKRDVSLPEIYLSHGTLGPPNLGQAPHRRTNLAFFAGGLHGYIREILFQQWKDKDSDIQVFEKVPKELNYTELMGKAKYCLCPSGYEVASPRVVEAINAGCVPVIISDSYSLPFSDVLDWSQFTVQIPISKIPEIKNILNGIPNEKYLRLYNKVSQVKKHFVLNRPAQPFDVIHMVLHSIWLRRLNFKIGSQNSL; encoded by the exons ATGGCTTCAACCTTAAGCCTGTCCAAAGCTTTGTTGTTACTTTCAACTTtgatatttctttttcttcttccatTCCTATCCCAAAATAATATAACCCAAAACAAGGTTATCATACACACTTTGTCTTCTCCTTTTAATAACAATAACACCACCAGTACTATTACTCCTATTCCTCCTCTTATCActtatcatcatatttctaacACCAATGATACAATTCCACCTGACAAG ACCATaatcaagaagaagaagagtaggTTGGAGAGAATTGAGTATGATTTGGTGAAGGCTAGAGTAGCTATTCGTCAAGCCATTACTTCCAAAAGTTTTAAGTCTGATAAGAATGAGAGCATTATACCAAGAGGTTCCATATACAGAAACCCATATGCTTTCCATCA GAGTCATATAGAGATGGTGAAGAGATTCAAAGTGTGGAGCTATAAAGAAGGAGAACGGCCAATATATCACATGGGTCCAATGAATAACATCTATGCTATTGAGGGACAGTTCATAGAAGAAATAGAGAGTGAAGAGAGCCCTTTCAGGGCTAAACATCCAGAGGAGGCACACACATTTTTTATGCCCATAAGTGTGGCTAACATCATTAAGTTTATTTATAGCCCTGTTATTTACCCAGATGACTACAAACGAGATCGCCTCTGTCGAGTTATGAATGATTATGTTGGTGTTGTGGCTAATAAGTACCCATTTTGGAATACAAGCCACGGTGCTGACCATTTTATGCTTTCCTGCCATGATTGG GGTCCACAAGTATCATATGAAAAACAACCTCGGCTCTTTAAACACTTCATGAGAGTTCTATGCAATGCCAACATTTCTGAAGGATTCGAACCCAAAAGAGATGTCTCGTTGCCTGAAATCTATTTAAGTCATGGAACTTTAGGTCCACCAAATTTAGGCCAAGCCCCTCACAGACGCACAAACTTGGCCTTTTTCGCTGGTGGACTCCATGGATACATTAGAGAGATCTTGTTCCAACAATGGAAAGACAAAGACAGTGATATCCAAGTCTTTGAAAAGGTACCAAAAGAGCTAAACTACACCGAGCTAATGGGCAAGGCAAAGTATTGCTTATGCCCGAGTGGGTACGAAGTAGCTAGCCCAAGAGTAGTCGAGGCAATCAATGCAGGGTGTGTCCCAGTTATTATCTCGGATAGTTACTCATTACCATTTAGTGATGTACTTGATTGGAGTCAATTTACTGTACAAATCCCGATCTCTAAAATACCTGAAATCAAGAACATTTTAAATGGCATTCCAAATGAGAAGTACTTGAGATTATATAATAAGGTTTCTCAAGTAAAGAAACATTTTGTGTTAAATAGACCGGCTCAACCGTTTGATGTGATTCACATGGTGTTGCACTCAATTTGGTTAAGACGACTTAACTTTAAGATTGGATCCCAAAATAGCTTGTGA
- the LOC115725637 gene encoding probable glycosyltransferase At3g42180 yields MNLEVNIYVIDQLFQPLEAMASTLSHSTILLFISTSLLLLLLPFLLHNNITLSQIQFINNNYINTSIPILIYHISNTSNVIVPPKVSDEDTFLSSLKHQNNTMITINNYHIPAKKIIKKKKNKLKRIEYDLAKARLAIRQAIISKSFKSDKNESFVPKGSIYRNPYAFHQSHIEMVKRFKVWSYKEGERPIFHMGPMRSVYAIEGQFIEEIESEESPFRAKYPEEAHTFLIPISVFNIIMFIYSPIIHPSDYNRDRLYRVMNDYVSVVANKYPFWNESNGADHFMVSSHDWGPEVSHGNSHLFKNFIRVICNANMSEGFLPKRDVSLPEIYLRRGTLGPADLGQSPQRRKILAFFAGVLHGYIRKILFEQWKDKDKEIQVFDKVPRGQNYTKLMGKSKYCLCPSGYEVASPRVVEAINAGCVPVIISDSYSLPFNDVLDWNQFSIQIPISKIPEIKNILSDISNEKYLILYHKVSQVKRHFVLNRPAQPFDVIHMVLHSIWLRRLNLNIS; encoded by the exons atgaACCTTGAagttaatatatatgtaatcgATCAATTATTTCAGCCACTAGAAGCCATGGCTTCAACCTTAAGTCATTCCACAATTTTGTTGTTCATTTCAACTTCcctacttcttcttcttcttcctttcctTTTGCATAATAATATAACCTTGAGCCAAATCCAatttatcaataataattatattaatacctctattcctattctcatttatcatatttcGAACACCAGTAACGTTATAGTTCCACCAAAAGTTTCTGATGAAGACACTTTTCTCTCAAGTTTAAAGCATCAAAACAATACAATGATTACTATTAATAACTATCACATTCCTGCTAAAAAG ATaatcaagaagaagaagaataagttGAAGAGAATTGAGTATGATCTGGCTAAGGCCCGACTAGCTATTCGTCAAGCTATTATTTCCAAAAGTTTTAAGTCTGATAAGAATGAGAGCTTTGTACCAAAAGGTTCAATTTACAGAAACCCATATGCTTTTCACCA GAGTCATATTGAGATGGTAAAAAGATTCAAAGTGTGGAGCTACAAGGAAGGAGAACGACCAATATTCCACATGGGCCCAATGCGTAGCGTGTATGCTATTGAAGGACAATTCATTGAAGAAATAGAGAGTGAGGAGAGTCCTTTCAGGGCTAAATATCCTGAGGAGGCGCACACATTTTTGATTCCTATCAGTGTATTTAACATCATTATGTTTATTTATAGCCCTATTATTCACCCGTCTGACTACAATCGAGATCGCCTCTATCGAGTGATGAATGACTATGTTAGTGTTGTGGCTAATAAGTACCCATTTTGGAATGAAAGCAATGGTGCTGATCATTTCATGGTTTCCTCCCATGATTGG GGTCCAGAAGTATCACATGGAAATTCTCATCTCTTCAAAAACTTTATAAGAGTTATATGTAATGCCAACATGTCAGAAGGATTTCTACCCAAAAGAGATGTATCACTACCTGAAATCTATTTGAGAAGAGGAACATTGGGCCCAGCAGATTTGGGCCAATCCCCGCAAAGGCGCAAAATATTAGCCTTTTTTGCTGGTGTACTCCATGGATATATTAGAAAGATCTTGTTCGAGCAATGGAAAGACAAAGATAAAGAGATTCAGGTGTTTGACAAGGTACCAAGAGGGCAAAATTACACTAAGCTGATGGGAAAAAGTAAGTATTGTTTGTGTCCAAGTGGATACGAAGTGGCTAGCCCAAGAGTGGTGGAGGCGATCAATGCTGGGTGTGTCCCTGTAATAATCTCTGATAGCTACTCATTACCCTTCAATGATGTACTTGATTGGAATCAATTTAGCATTCAAATCCCAATCTCAAAAATACCTGAAATTAAGAACATCTTAAGTGATATTTCAAATGAGAAGTACTTGATACTATATCATAAGGTTTCTCAGGTAAAAAGACATTTTGTATTGAATAGACCGGCTCAACCGTTTGATGTGATTCACATGGTGCTTCACTCAATTTGGTTAAGACGACTCAACTTGAACATCTCCTGA